The DNA window ATATTGATGGCTTTACCAAAATTATTTCTGACCAAAGTGCCTTCTTGCTCAATTTTACAGGTTATGAAACCGTTACTAAAGATTTTCCAAGTCATGAAACTGTTCAGTTTTATATCAATGGAAAAGTGGCGACCAGAATGGTAGAAGGTTGTAATGCGGTTTCGGTGATGATCATGTTCTTGGCGTTTGTTTTTGCTTTTTATAAAGGCGCAAAAACGTTTTATTTCGCTTTTGCAGGAATTGTTTTGCTCTATATTTTAAATCTGTTTAGAATTTATGTACTGAATATGATTGTGGTAGATTTTCCTGCTTTAACTAAACCTGCGCACGATTATTTTTTTCCTGCAATTATTTATGGTGGAGTAGTGGTTCTGTGGTTAATTTGGATTAATAAATTTGTCATTACCCATGAGAAAAATTCTTAATTGGCTGTTTGTATTCGTAGGGATTTTAGGATTAATTTCTGTGCGTTTTGTAGAAGATAAAATTTTCTACGACCCATTTTTAGCTTTTTTCAAAGGAGATTATAAAGTAGCAACAATTCCAGATTTTGATTCGGTGAAATTAATTATAAGTCATTTGTTAAGATTTTTGTTGAATTTATTTTTCTCGGCAGTTGTAGTTCATTTTATGTTTTTAAATAAAAAATGGACTTTGCAAGCTGTTGCTTTAATTACGATAGCGTTTTTATTTTTCTTCCCGATTTATCTTTGGTGCCTTTATTCAAAAATGGAAGTAGGTTATCTTTTTACCTTTTCAGTGAGGAGATTCGTTATTCAGCCGATTATTTTACTGTTGATTATTCCTATTTTTTATTACAGAAAAAAACTTGAAAAAAATTAAGGATTGTTTTCTAGACAATGTTTCGAAACTTGAGAAACACTTTCTGGAGTCCATTCTATTTTCTTTTTAAAAGCATGAATTCTGTGCGCGCATTCTAGTTGACAAATTTCGCAAGAATGCGGTTTGCAATCATCCATGTGAAAGTTAAACTCTACGTGTCTTTCGGTTTCTGATGCTAAAGTTTTGATGATGTTTTCCATTTCTTGGTGAGATTCTCTAAGTGTATCATACCATGGTAGCGTAATGTGAGCGTCGATATGTAAACCACTTCCGTATTGTTGGATTTTCATGTTATGAATGTCAATCCATTCTTTTTTTCGGTTTTTGGCGAGAACTTCTACTACAGCTTTCAATAAATCTGGGTCAGCTTCGTCCATAATTCCACTGAGTGATTTTCTTACAATTTTGTAACCTACAATGATGATGTAAGAACCGAAAACCAAAGCTACGGCTGCATCTATCCAATAAATTTTAGTAAAATACACTAGAACTAAACTGATGACTACGCCCAAAGTTGTCCAAGTGTCTGATTGAAGATGTTTTCCTGAAGAAATAAGAACCACAGAATTTTCTCTTTCTCCTTTTTTGATAGAAAAATATCCCATCAAATAATTGATAATGGCAGTTGCTAAAACAATAAGAATTCCATAATCTAATTTTTTCAAAGTATTGCCGTGAAGCAAACTGTCTACCGCTTCTACAATAATCATAATCCCTGCAAAAATAATCAGCGAACCTTCTACTCCAGAAGTTACAAACTCTACTTTTCCGTGACCATAAGGATGGTTTTCGTCTTTAGGTTGAGCCGCCAAATACAAGGAATATAATCCCATGAAAGCCGAAATAATATTCACAATACTTTCCATAGCATCTGAAAAAACAGCATCAGAATTGGTGAGATGCCATGCAATCAGTTTTCCGATGAATAAAATGACACCTACTATGGCTACATTTCTCTGGAAAGTAAATTTTTGTTTGTTTTTATTGATGGTAGCGACTTCCATGTATTTAATTTTAAAAGTTTGAAGGTTCTAACAAAAAATCCCGCTTTTTGCGGGATGTTTTTATACTAATTGTTTTGCAATGAGATATTCTGCGATTTGTACCGCGTTCGTTGCGGCGCCTTTTCTCAGATTGTCTGCTACAATCCAGCAGTTCAATGTATTGGGTTGAGAAAGGTCTCTTCTGATTCTTCCTACGAAAACTTCGTCTTTTCCTTCAGAGTAGAAGCACATAGGATAAACTTTATTTTCTACATCATCCTGAAGAACAATTCCTGGAGTATTGGCTAGAATATTTTTAACTTCTTCTAAGTCAAAATCGTTTTCGAATTCTATATTTACGCTTTCTGAGTGACCACCTTGTACAGGAATTCTCACCGCAGTTGCTGTAATTTTAATAGAATCATCTCCCATGATTTTTTTAGGTTCTTTGATGAGTTTAAGCTCTTCTTTAGTGTAATCATCTGCATCAAAAACGTCACACTGTGGTAAAGCATTTTTGAAAATTTGGTAAGGATAAACAGCGTTTACTTCTACTGAACCAGGATTTACAGCATTTGCAATTTCTGCATTCAATTGGTCTACAGCAGCTTTTCCTGTTCCTGAAACTGATTGGTAAGTAGAAACAATTACTCTTTTTACTTTGTATTTTAAATGAAGAGGATTAAGAACCATCACCATTTGAATGGTAGAGCAATTAGGGTTTGCGATGATTTTATCTTCTTTGGTTAAAACGTGAGCGTTAATTTCTGGAACCACTAATTTTTTGGTAGGGTCCATTCTCCAAGCCGAAGAGTTGTCTATCACAGTGCAACCTACTTCTGCAAATTTAGGAGCGTATTCTAGTGAAGTAGAACCTCCTGCGGAGAAAATAGCAATTTCAGGTTTCATAGAAATCGCAGTTTGCATAGAAACGATGTCATACTGTTTACTCTTGAAAGTGATTTTCTTTCCTACAGATTTTTCTGATGCTACAGGAATTAATTCTGTAATAGGAAGATTTCTTTCTTCCAAAACTTTCAACATAACTTGGCCTACCATTCCGGTTGCGCCTACTACTGCGATTTTCATAATTGAAATTGTTTTAAATTTTTTAAAAAGTTAAAGGTGTAAAATATTGCTTAAATCTAATATTTAATAAAATTCGTTATAAATAATCCTTTTGAAAATTGTTTAATGGAAAATTTATCTAAATTTTTTACAAAGATAGTAAAAATTATCTTTTGCGATAAAATGATTTAAATCAATTTTACACCTTT is part of the Cloacibacterium normanense genome and encodes:
- a CDS encoding cation diffusion facilitator family transporter; this translates as MEVATINKNKQKFTFQRNVAIVGVILFIGKLIAWHLTNSDAVFSDAMESIVNIISAFMGLYSLYLAAQPKDENHPYGHGKVEFVTSGVEGSLIIFAGIMIIVEAVDSLLHGNTLKKLDYGILIVLATAIINYLMGYFSIKKGERENSVVLISSGKHLQSDTWTTLGVVISLVLVYFTKIYWIDAAVALVFGSYIIIVGYKIVRKSLSGIMDEADPDLLKAVVEVLAKNRKKEWIDIHNMKIQQYGSGLHIDAHITLPWYDTLRESHQEMENIIKTLASETERHVEFNFHMDDCKPHSCEICQLECAHRIHAFKKKIEWTPESVSQVSKHCLENNP
- a CDS encoding aspartate-semialdehyde dehydrogenase yields the protein MKIAVVGATGMVGQVMLKVLEERNLPITELIPVASEKSVGKKITFKSKQYDIVSMQTAISMKPEIAIFSAGGSTSLEYAPKFAEVGCTVIDNSSAWRMDPTKKLVVPEINAHVLTKEDKIIANPNCSTIQMVMVLNPLHLKYKVKRVIVSTYQSVSGTGKAAVDQLNAEIANAVNPGSVEVNAVYPYQIFKNALPQCDVFDADDYTKEELKLIKEPKKIMGDDSIKITATAVRIPVQGGHSESVNIEFENDFDLEEVKNILANTPGIVLQDDVENKVYPMCFYSEGKDEVFVGRIRRDLSQPNTLNCWIVADNLRKGAATNAVQIAEYLIAKQLV
- a CDS encoding exosortase F system-associated membrane protein, whose product is MRKILNWLFVFVGILGLISVRFVEDKIFYDPFLAFFKGDYKVATIPDFDSVKLIISHLLRFLLNLFFSAVVVHFMFLNKKWTLQAVALITIAFLFFFPIYLWCLYSKMEVGYLFTFSVRRFVIQPIILLLIIPIFYYRKKLEKN
- the xrtF gene encoding exosortase family protein XrtF, translating into MKDFKEILWVLLRFLGIWLLLFLLYQWYLNQFSGNIDGFTKIISDQSAFLLNFTGYETVTKDFPSHETVQFYINGKVATRMVEGCNAVSVMIMFLAFVFAFYKGAKTFYFAFAGIVLLYILNLFRIYVLNMIVVDFPALTKPAHDYFFPAIIYGGVVVLWLIWINKFVITHEKNS